In Cryptomeria japonica chromosome 10, Sugi_1.0, whole genome shotgun sequence, a genomic segment contains:
- the LOC131859334 gene encoding cysteine-rich receptor-like protein kinase 2 translates to MLRVPIRADPETKLLYYQCNYSPSSNATGFEQILNAALASVVKEVGASGFATADEEASTETATDSVFVLAQCRKDKSPADCVDCIKVAGNQARSCASESCKAYYDGCYLRYENYNFSDTYTDATHRALCGQANAPDSSSFSATGRTLISDLCTATPRIKDYFAADTRQGPSNTTIYGLAFCLSSIQRSSCQDCLKIAQDNIIKCFPHSDGRAIDAGCYLRYDSKPFFPSNATIYLTPFLPTEKEAASSVKSIIIGVVGGGFLVCLITCLLLLRKQMMQKGQKKVVDIQGASELRGPEDFDFKALKKATNNFDKANKLGEGGFGEVFKGTLKTGKVVAVKKLTLGRSAFATSEFESEVKLISNVHHRNLVRLLGCCRQGQERLLIYEYMPNSSLDRILYGKKKKLLSWKERFNIILGTARGLAYLHEEFHVCIIHRDIKSSNILLDDNFQAKIADFGLARLLPNDKSHISTRFAGTLGYTAPEYATRGKLTEKVDTYSFGVVVLEIVSGRKCIDLKQPPHMQYLLQWVWSLYEDNKVLEVVESGNQMEGYSEED, encoded by the exons ATGTTAAGAGTCCCCATTAGGGCAGATCCAGAGACCAAACTTTTATACTACCAATGCAACTACAGCCCCAGCAGCAACGCAACCGGCTTTGAACAAATTTTGAACGCCGCGCTGGCATCTGTGGTGAAAGAAGTTGGTGCATCTGGATTTGCTACAGCAGACGAGGAGGCATCTACAGAGACAGCAACAGATTCAGTATTCGTTCTTGCGCAGTGCAGAAAGGATAAATCCCCTGCCGATTGCGTCGATTGCATAAAGGTTGCAGGGAACCAAGCACGCAGCTGCGCCTCAGAGTCCTGCAAAGCATACTACGACGGCTGTTATCTGCGTTACGAGAATTACAATTTTTCTGATACATACACTGATGCCACACATAGAGCCCTCTGCGGCCAAGCCAACGCCCCTGATTCCAGTTCATTTTCGGCAACAGGTCGAACTTTGATAAGTGATCTTTGCACTGCAACTCCACGAATAAAGGATTATTTTGCGGCGGATACGAGACAAGGGCCGTCTAATACGACAATCTATGGACTTGCCTTCTGTCTGAGTTCCATTCAAAGGAGTTCCTGCCAAGATTGCCTAAAGATTGCtcaggataacataattaagtgtTTTCCTCACTCCGATGGACGGGCTATAGACGCTGGCTGCTACTTGCGATACGATTCCAAACCCTTTTTTCCAAGCAACGCGACTATCTATTTGACACCATTCCTACCCACAG AGAAGGAGGCGGCGAGTTCTGTAAAGTCGATAATAATTGGTGTCGTAGGAGGGGGATTCCTAGTTTGCCTTATAACTTGTCTCCTCCTCCTCCGGAAGCAGATGATGCAAAAAGGGCAGaaaaaag TGGTGGATATTCAAGGAGCATCGGAACTGCGCGGACCTGAAGATTTTGACTTCAAGGCACTGAAAAAGGCGACTAACAATTTCGATAAAGCAAATAAGCTCGGAGAAGGAGGGTTTGGTGAAGTATTTAAG GGTACGTTGAAAACTGGCAAAGTTGTGGCGGTTAAAAAACTGACATTAGGTCGTTCTGCTTTCGCAACTTCTGAATTCGAAAGCGAAGTGAAACTCATTTCTAATGTTCATCACAGAAATCTTGTGCGTTTACTTGGATGTTGCAGACAAGGACAAGAAAGACTGCTGATTTATGAGTACATGCCGAATAGCAGTCTTGACAGAATATTATATG gaaaaaaaaaaaaacttttgagtTGGAAGGAAAGGTTCAACATTATCCTGGGCACTGCTCGTGGTCTGGCTTATCTACATGAGGAATTCCATGTTTGTATCATCCATCGTGATATTAAATCCAGCAATATATTACTTGACGACAACTTTCAGGCAAAAATAGCAGATTTTGGTCTGGCAAGACTTCTTCCAAATGATAAAAGTCATATTAGCACAAGATTTGCAGGAACCTT AGGATACACGGCTCCTGAATACGCTACCCGTGGGAAATTAACAGAGAAAGTTGACACCTATAGCTTTGGTGTCGTTGTTCTTGAAATTGTCAGTGGTAGAAAATGCATTGACTTGAAGCAACCACCTCATATGCAATATCTGCTTCAATGG GTTTGGAGCCTATACGAAGATAACAAGGTTTTAGAAGTGGTGGAAAGTGGAAACCAGATGGAAGGGTATAGTGAGGAAGATTGA